One part of the Rutidosis leptorrhynchoides isolate AG116_Rl617_1_P2 chromosome 1, CSIRO_AGI_Rlap_v1, whole genome shotgun sequence genome encodes these proteins:
- the LOC139896170 gene encoding uncharacterized protein, which translates to MLEAAGQFRPWAKGPTRYQLGETLLKKELERTKTRMKIYEDEWKTNGCSIMTDGWTDTKKRTILNLCVNSKSGTVFLSSKESSDESHTGDHIYQYVEGCIQQVGLENIVQVVTDNDTNNMAAAKILKTKRPTIFWTSCAAHSINLALEGIGNLQGYKETLVSARKITVFIYAHHKSLALMRKYTMKRDIVRPGVPRFASAFLTLQSLLEKGVQLRQMFMSAQWEACNHSKKKKGKEVCQLAIANKTWGVTRCLSVFEPLVKVLRMVDADWKPSMGFLYGELKRAKQQIKDALKNNNELYSDIMNIIYAKTDGRLDSCLHLAAYILNPYSYYNDSSIQHDGRANDAVVEVIETLYPDDIELQLRIVNDELPIYKEKQGKFSWVIAIKGCEVNNDRYDPASWWSNYGGEIPNLRIAAMRLLSLTTSSSGCERNWSTFEAIHTKKRNRLEANKVNNLVYIQFNGNLINKNSKRKERLSRDTLLSNESTTEAQDWILDEGLTYDFNGDATRVSRTSTRELFEDFESKSEEEEEEVDDELEYEPDGVEILERNYVHDDDFIFAEE; encoded by the exons ATGTTGGAGGCGGCCGGTCAATTTAGACCTTGGGCTAAAGGTCCAACAAGATATCAGTTGGGAGAAACCTTACTAAAGAAAGAGCTTGAAAGAACAAAAACCCGAATGAAAATATACGAAGATGAATGGAAGACTAACGGTTGCTCGATTATGACGGATGGGTGGACCGATACAAAAAAAAGAACCATACTCAATTTGTGTGTGAATTCGAAGTCAGGGACTGTTTTTTTGTCATCAAAAGAATCTTCCGATGAATCTCACACTGGCGACCATATATATCAGTACGTTGAGGGTTGCATTCAACAAGTCGGTCTCGAAAACATTGTGCAAGTTGTTACTGACAATGATACTAACAATATGGCAGCGGCAAAAATATTGAAGACGAAACGACCTACGATATTTTGGACATCGTGTGCGGCCCATTCAATCAACCTCGCACTGGAAG GTATTGGTAACCTTCAAGGGTACAAAGAAACACTTGTAAGTGCAAGGAAAATAACGGTGTTCATTTATGCTCACCACAAGTCATTGGCTTTAATGCGGAAATACACCATGAAGAGGGATATTGTAAGGCCGGGAGTTCCAAGGTTTGCTTCCGCATTTCTAACTTTGCAAAGTTTACTTGAAAAGGGAGTGCAACTAAGACAAATGTTTATGAGTGCGCAATGGGAAGCATGTAACCATTcaaagaagaagaaagggaaagAAGTTTGTCAGTTGGCGATTGCAAACAAAACTTGGGGTGTGACAAGATGCCTAAGTGTCTTTGAACCTTTAGTTAAAGTTTTAAGGATGGTAGATGCCGATTGGAAGCCTTCAATGGGTTTCTTATATGGTGAGCTTAAAAGGGCTAAACAACAAATCAAAGATGCTTTGAAGAATAACAATGAACTTTATTCGGACATCATGAACATCATATATGCTAAGACGGATGGTAGACTTGATTCATGCCTACATTTGGCGGCTTATATCTTGAATCCTTATTCTTATTATAACGATTCAAGTATCCAACATGATGGAAGGGCGAATGATGCCGTTGTTGAAGTCATTGAGACATTATATCCCGATGATATAGAGTTGCAACTTAGAATAGTTAATGATGAGTTGCCAATTTACAAGGAAAAACAAGGAAAGTTTAGTTGGGTGATTGCAATCAAAGGATGTGAGGTGAACAATGATAGATATGATCCGG CAAGTTGGTGGTCAAACTATGGTGGTGAGATTCCTAATTTGAGAATTGCTGCTATGAGGTTACTTTCTTTAACCACTAGTTCATCGGGATGCGAGAGAAATTGGAGCACGTTTGAAGCG ATCCATACGAAAAAAAGAAATAGGCTCGAGGCAAATAAGGTGAACAACCTTGTTTATATTCAATTTAATGGGAACTTGATAAATAAAAACTCAAAAAGAAAGGAAAGACTAAGTCGTGATACACTTTTATCGAATGAATCCACAACCGAGGCACAAGATTGGATTTTAGATGAGGGATTGACCTATGATTTTAATGGTGACGCTACAAGAGTGAGTAGAACAAGTACACGAGAACTTTTTGAAGATTTCGAGTCGAAAagtgaggaggaggaggaggaagtaGATGATGAGTTAGAGTATGAGCCGGATGGAGTTGAAATCCTTGAACGAAACTATgtacatgatgatgattttatcTTCGCCGAAGAATGA